In Salinigranum marinum, one DNA window encodes the following:
- a CDS encoding heme o synthase — protein sequence MSRDARESRAEGRGRYPGLLAAAAMAVYLLLLVGATTALTDAASACTAWPACGDGLALPATAAGYVALGHRVAAVLVGLLVVAVLVAAWRESEPRRVRAATTASAALYPLQAGLGALVATTEGGVLRAAHLVVGMAIFGGLVAALAWTLESRTGDPNDRPAGRPDGPPAADPAGESDYDHGPAAGDRPELPTSPLARAKTVAYAYFRLTKPRLMWLLCLVASAGMALAGSIHPGLTPQVMLATLGGGVLSIGSAGTLNHVFERDIDRRMQRTSDRPLATDIVPVRNALAFALLLGGTSIALFASVNLLAAVLGLGAIAFYAVVYTLLLKPNSVQNTVIGGAAGALPALIGWVAVTGSIGWGGIALATVIFLWTPAHFYNLALAYKDDYERGGFPMLPVVRGETVTRKHIVGYLGATLVAAGALATMTALGPVYVLTSALFGGVFLWAVVRLHYEQSEGAAFRAFHASNAYLGALLLAIVVDTLVV from the coding sequence ATGTCGCGCGACGCACGCGAGTCGCGGGCGGAGGGGCGGGGACGGTACCCCGGCCTCCTCGCGGCCGCGGCCATGGCTGTCTATCTCCTGTTACTCGTCGGTGCGACGACCGCGCTGACGGACGCGGCGTCGGCCTGCACGGCCTGGCCCGCCTGTGGCGACGGGCTCGCGCTCCCGGCGACCGCGGCGGGGTACGTCGCCCTCGGTCACCGGGTCGCCGCGGTGCTCGTCGGCCTCCTCGTCGTGGCCGTGCTCGTCGCCGCCTGGCGCGAGAGCGAGCCTCGCCGCGTCCGAGCGGCGACCACCGCGTCGGCCGCGCTCTACCCCCTCCAGGCCGGACTCGGCGCGCTCGTCGCCACCACGGAAGGCGGCGTCCTCCGGGCGGCCCACCTCGTCGTGGGGATGGCGATCTTCGGCGGGCTCGTCGCCGCGCTGGCGTGGACGCTCGAATCGCGCACCGGCGATCCGAACGACAGGCCCGCGGGCCGGCCGGACGGCCCACCGGCCGCCGACCCGGCCGGGGAGTCGGACTACGACCACGGCCCGGCCGCCGGCGACCGGCCGGAACTCCCCACCTCGCCACTGGCACGGGCGAAGACCGTCGCGTACGCCTACTTCCGGCTGACGAAGCCGCGACTGATGTGGCTGCTCTGTCTCGTCGCCTCGGCGGGGATGGCGCTCGCCGGCTCGATCCACCCGGGGCTCACCCCGCAGGTGATGCTGGCCACGCTCGGCGGTGGCGTCCTCTCGATCGGCTCCGCGGGCACGCTGAACCACGTCTTCGAGCGCGACATCGACCGGCGGATGCAACGGACCTCCGACCGGCCGCTGGCGACCGACATCGTCCCCGTCCGGAACGCGCTCGCTTTTGCGCTCCTGCTCGGCGGGACGTCGATCGCGCTGTTCGCCTCGGTGAACCTCCTGGCGGCCGTCCTCGGGCTGGGAGCCATCGCGTTTTACGCCGTCGTCTACACGCTCCTGTTGAAACCCAACAGCGTCCAGAACACCGTCATCGGCGGGGCGGCCGGCGCGCTCCCCGCACTCATCGGCTGGGTCGCCGTCACGGGGTCGATCGGCTGGGGCGGCATCGCGCTGGCGACGGTCATCTTCCTGTGGACGCCCGCGCACTTCTACAACCTCGCCCTGGCGTACAAGGACGACTACGAGCGCGGGGGATTCCCGATGCTGCCCGTCGTCCGCGGGGAGACCGTCACGCGGAAGCATATCGTCGGCTACCTGGGCGCGACGCTGGTCGCCGCCGGCGCGCTGGCGACGATGACCGCGCTCGGCCCCGTCTACGTTCTCACGAGTGCGCTG